A region of Geminocystis sp. M7585_C2015_104 DNA encodes the following proteins:
- a CDS encoding NAD(P)H-quinone oxidoreductase subunit N — MDFSTQVASQLNVGATLPEIIVTITLLLVIIIDLISGRKVAVPLAYFSVVGLLASVVALALQWNSANVDSFLGAFTADNLSIVFRAIVALSTALTILMSIAYIQNTGTSLAEFVGILLTATLGGMLLSGASELVMIFVSLEMLSISSYLMTGYMKRDVRSNEAALKYLLIGAASSAIFLYGSSLLYGLSGGKTNINEIAATVPAAGGIESLALAIALVFMVAGVAFKISAVPFHQWTPDVYEGSPTPVVAFLSVGSKAAGFAIAVRLLVTVFAPLEQQWHFIFAALAILSMVLGNVVALAQTSMKRMLAYSSIGQAGFIMIGLVAGTEAGYSSVIFYLFLYLFMNLGAFACVILFSLRTGTDKISDYAGLYQKDPLLTLGLSLCLLSLGGIPPLAGFFGKIYIFWAGWQAGLYSLVFIGLITSVISIYYYIRVVKMMVVKEPQEMSEAVRNYPPIRWNLTGMRPIQVSLIFLIVATSLLGILSNPVVELANQSVASSNILKSPITSAHQSTSPSLTTSL, encoded by the coding sequence ATGGATTTTTCTACTCAAGTAGCTAGCCAACTCAACGTGGGGGCAACCCTCCCCGAGATAATAGTCACAATCACCCTATTATTGGTAATAATTATAGACCTAATAAGCGGCAGAAAAGTAGCAGTACCGCTAGCCTATTTCTCAGTGGTGGGCCTATTGGCCTCCGTGGTAGCCCTTGCCCTCCAGTGGAATAGTGCCAATGTAGATTCCTTCTTGGGGGCCTTTACTGCGGACAACCTCAGCATAGTATTTAGAGCCATTGTCGCCCTTTCCACAGCCCTTACCATCCTGATGTCCATTGCCTACATCCAAAATACGGGCACATCCCTAGCGGAATTTGTAGGCATCCTATTGACTGCCACCCTGGGGGGTATGTTGTTGTCGGGGGCATCGGAGTTAGTTATGATATTCGTCTCCCTGGAAATGCTAAGTATCTCCTCCTACCTGATGACAGGGTACATGAAAAGGGATGTTCGCTCTAATGAAGCTGCCCTTAAATATCTTCTCATAGGGGCTGCAAGTTCCGCCATTTTCCTCTATGGTTCATCCCTCCTCTACGGCTTATCTGGCGGGAAGACAAATATCAATGAGATAGCGGCCACTGTGCCGGCAGCCGGAGGCATAGAATCCCTAGCCTTAGCCATCGCTCTTGTGTTCATGGTAGCCGGGGTCGCCTTTAAAATCTCCGCTGTGCCCTTCCATCAATGGACGCCGGATGTGTATGAGGGCTCGCCTACACCAGTAGTGGCGTTCTTGTCCGTGGGCTCAAAGGCGGCCGGTTTCGCCATTGCCGTTAGATTGCTAGTTACCGTGTTTGCCCCTCTGGAACAACAGTGGCATTTCATCTTCGCCGCCTTAGCCATTCTAAGTATGGTGCTGGGCAATGTGGTGGCCCTGGCCCAAACCAGTATGAAACGGATGTTGGCCTACTCTTCCATCGGCCAGGCAGGTTTTATTATGATTGGCCTAGTAGCAGGCACAGAAGCGGGCTATTCTAGCGTCATCTTCTATCTATTCTTATACCTGTTCATGAATTTGGGGGCCTTCGCCTGTGTCATCCTCTTCTCCCTGCGCACCGGCACCGATAAAATTAGCGACTATGCCGGACTGTATCAAAAAGATCCCCTCCTTACCCTCGGACTCAGCCTTTGCCTGCTGTCTTTGGGCGGAATTCCTCCCCTTGCCGGCTTTTTCGGCAAAATCTATATCTTCTGGGCTGGATGGCAAGCTGGACTCTACTCCCTTGTCTTCATCGGTCTAATTACTAGTGTAATCTCTATATACTACTACATTCGAGTTGTGAAGATGATGGTAGTAAAAGAGCCTCAGGAAATGTCGGAGGCGGTAAGAAACTACCCACCCATCCGTTGGAATCTTACCGGCATGCGTCCAATCCAGGTAAGTCTGATTTTCCTTATTGTGGCGACCTCCCTTCTAGGCATCCTCTCCAACCCTGTGGTGGAGCTTGCCAACCAGTCGGTGGCTAGCAGCAATATCCTCAAATCCCCCATCACCTCCGCTCACCAGTCTACCTCCCCCTCCCTCACCACATCCCTTTAG